The proteins below come from a single Marinobacter bohaiensis genomic window:
- a CDS encoding sigma-54 dependent transcriptional regulator, translating to MTVERELIWLSPGGRLPTTFTELARHWIIHPVDLGQPPRRRPSALPRVRVGVIDLGDVGDPSALDLEDWIETLSPAHWISLLPSPPDQNSLLSDIVAGYCTDYHTRPYDLRRLDVTLGHLWGMARLMALRQHSRVRGNFEEQALDGESPAIVETRALLRRIAQTTEPVLILGESGTGRNTAAHFIHDHSDARQGPFVLVNCAALPPTLTQSELFGHEKGAFTHALSARAGRIEQADGGTLVLSDIDELQLEQQSTLLRFLQESVVERLGSHNPRRVRVRVIATTTHPLEQRVREEQFRADIFYRLGNLQVQLPPLRDRLEDLPFLCNTILRHAHRLSPHKTRRLCEDAMACLLTHNWPGNLRELHNRLQRAVLLSESDTITPEDLGLCSRDNPEQPRTQLSLERFRARAEREAITYCLNIANHNVSAAARLLRISRLSLYRLMAKHGTAHESSSTRREPVHRKGGHP from the coding sequence ATGACCGTAGAACGCGAGCTGATCTGGCTCTCACCAGGGGGCCGGCTGCCAACGACATTCACCGAACTGGCCCGGCACTGGATCATTCATCCGGTTGACCTGGGCCAGCCACCGCGACGCCGGCCCAGTGCGCTGCCACGGGTCCGGGTGGGCGTGATCGACCTGGGTGACGTGGGCGATCCATCCGCCCTGGATCTGGAAGACTGGATCGAGACGCTCAGCCCCGCGCACTGGATCAGCCTGCTTCCTTCTCCGCCGGACCAGAACAGCCTGCTCAGCGACATTGTCGCCGGCTATTGCACCGACTACCACACGCGCCCCTACGACCTGCGCCGGCTCGACGTCACCCTGGGCCACCTGTGGGGCATGGCGCGACTGATGGCGCTGCGCCAGCACAGCCGTGTGCGAGGCAATTTCGAGGAACAGGCACTGGACGGGGAGTCGCCCGCCATTGTCGAGACGCGGGCTCTGCTGCGGCGCATCGCCCAGACCACCGAACCGGTGCTGATCCTGGGCGAGAGCGGCACCGGCCGCAATACCGCAGCGCACTTCATCCACGATCATTCCGACGCCCGTCAGGGGCCTTTCGTGCTGGTCAACTGCGCGGCCCTGCCGCCGACGCTGACCCAGAGCGAGCTGTTTGGCCACGAGAAAGGCGCCTTCACCCATGCCCTGAGCGCCCGGGCCGGACGCATCGAACAGGCGGACGGCGGCACCCTGGTGTTGAGCGATATTGACGAGTTGCAGCTGGAACAGCAGTCCACCCTGCTGCGTTTCCTGCAGGAGAGCGTGGTGGAACGCCTGGGCAGCCACAATCCGCGCCGGGTTCGGGTGCGCGTCATCGCCACCACCACCCACCCGCTGGAGCAACGGGTCCGGGAGGAGCAGTTCCGCGCCGACATCTTCTACCGCCTGGGCAACCTGCAGGTCCAGCTACCGCCCCTGCGCGACCGGCTTGAGGATCTGCCGTTCCTGTGCAACACCATCCTGCGCCACGCCCACCGGCTGAGCCCGCACAAGACGCGTCGCCTGTGCGAGGACGCCATGGCTTGCCTGCTGACCCACAACTGGCCCGGCAACCTGCGCGAACTGCACAACCGGCTGCAGCGGGCGGTACTGCTGAGTGAGTCCGACACGATTACACCGGAGGACCTGGGTCTGTGCTCCCGGGACAATCCCGAGCAGCCGCGCACCCAGCTTTCCCTGGAACGCTTCCGGGCAAGGGCGGAGCGCGAAGCGATCACTTACTGCCTCAACATCGCCAACCACAATGTCTCTGCCGCGGCGCGCCTGCTGCGGATTTCCCGACTCTCGCTCTACCGACTCATGGCCAAGCACGGAACCGCCCACGAGTCGTCGTCGACGCGGCGCGAGCCGGTTCATCGCAAAGGAGGTCATCCATGA
- a CDS encoding CASTOR/POLLUX-related putative ion channel, producing MLPLPFLDRVKYIVERQFVKGALFQLLVVGIGIGLISLIGGLLVWPGSASFDNLGDAIWWAFLRLTDPGYLGDDEGGWRRLVSTVLTVTGYVVFMGTLVAILTRSLIARMTDLERGLTPVTLRHHVVVLGWNSRTVPLIQELLASTGRVRRFLAKHAARRLRLVILSEEVSAEQVLSLRNEREIGRKARDIVLRSGSPLQPEALHRVACLSAAAVIVPSEGTYNPDSVVSSDVETVKALLSMASQAQYLHQPLPYVVAEIEDLRKQAVAERAYPGPLEVISSDAIISRLLVQTLLHPGLSEVCNELLTARHGNDIYVRSGDIAEGDTLAELARSCPDAIILGLLQPRGDGWDVRLNAPSSTCIRDEDRLIILARDYSDTEPQRDKQGQRVVSLAPIERSAASDLPALQSGPEHRLLVLGWNQRVPALLAELARYPEHRFHADLVSIVAPATRETAIRQYLGEDGVVTHRQIEADFAVEEVLRRLSPADYDSILLLSSDRLGSGEEADARTMMGYLQLQEVLADAANPPQVILELSDPDNETLLVTNQSETLVSPMILSHVLAQVALRREVRVVLDELFTPGGAEIMFRPPSDYALPPRPDFTVVERLAGAHGETALGVLRARPDADGAMLELNPERGAALALQPGDLIVVLGRT from the coding sequence ATGCTGCCGTTACCGTTTCTCGACCGGGTGAAGTACATCGTCGAGCGCCAGTTCGTGAAAGGCGCGCTGTTCCAGTTGCTGGTGGTAGGTATCGGAATCGGGTTGATTTCCCTGATCGGCGGCCTCCTGGTCTGGCCCGGATCGGCGTCGTTCGACAACCTGGGAGATGCCATCTGGTGGGCCTTTCTGCGCCTGACCGATCCCGGTTACCTGGGGGACGACGAGGGCGGCTGGCGGCGGCTGGTGTCGACGGTTCTCACCGTCACCGGCTACGTGGTGTTCATGGGTACGCTGGTGGCCATCCTGACCCGCTCACTGATTGCCCGCATGACGGACCTGGAGCGGGGGCTGACGCCGGTGACCCTGCGCCATCACGTGGTGGTGCTGGGGTGGAACAGCCGCACCGTACCGCTGATCCAGGAGTTACTCGCCTCGACCGGCCGTGTCCGCCGTTTCCTCGCCAAGCACGCGGCGCGGCGCCTGCGGCTGGTGATCCTGTCCGAGGAAGTGTCCGCCGAGCAGGTGCTGAGCCTGCGCAATGAACGCGAGATCGGACGCAAGGCACGGGACATCGTGCTGCGCTCGGGCTCGCCGTTGCAGCCGGAAGCCCTGCACCGGGTGGCCTGCCTCAGCGCGGCGGCGGTGATCGTGCCCAGCGAGGGGACCTACAATCCCGACAGCGTCGTGTCCTCCGACGTGGAGACCGTCAAGGCCCTGTTGTCGATGGCGTCCCAGGCCCAGTACCTGCACCAGCCGTTGCCATACGTGGTGGCGGAGATCGAGGACCTGCGCAAGCAGGCTGTGGCGGAACGCGCCTATCCCGGTCCGCTGGAAGTCATCTCCAGCGACGCCATCATCAGCCGCCTGCTGGTGCAGACACTGCTGCACCCGGGGCTGTCGGAAGTCTGCAACGAGCTGCTTACCGCGCGCCACGGTAACGACATCTACGTGCGCTCCGGCGATATTGCCGAGGGCGACACCCTGGCGGAGCTGGCGCGCAGCTGCCCCGACGCCATTATCCTGGGGCTGCTGCAGCCGCGGGGTGACGGTTGGGATGTGCGGCTCAACGCGCCGTCGTCCACGTGTATCCGCGACGAGGACCGCCTGATCATCCTGGCCCGGGACTACAGCGATACCGAGCCGCAGCGGGACAAGCAGGGCCAGCGCGTGGTCTCGCTGGCGCCGATCGAGCGCTCGGCGGCCAGCGACCTGCCGGCACTCCAGTCCGGTCCGGAGCACCGTCTGCTGGTGTTGGGCTGGAACCAGCGGGTACCGGCCTTGCTGGCCGAACTGGCGCGTTATCCGGAACACCGGTTCCACGCCGACCTGGTGTCGATCGTCGCGCCGGCCACACGGGAAACCGCGATCCGCCAGTACCTGGGGGAGGACGGCGTCGTCACCCACCGTCAGATCGAGGCCGACTTTGCCGTTGAGGAAGTGCTGCGCCGCCTGTCCCCGGCCGATTACGACAGCATCCTGCTGTTGAGCAGCGACCGCCTGGGGTCGGGCGAGGAGGCGGACGCCCGCACCATGATGGGCTATCTGCAGTTGCAGGAAGTGCTGGCCGACGCCGCCAACCCACCGCAGGTGATCCTGGAACTCAGCGATCCGGACAACGAAACGCTGCTGGTGACCAACCAGAGCGAAACCCTGGTCAGCCCCATGATCCTCAGCCACGTGCTGGCCCAGGTCGCCCTGCGGCGCGAGGTGCGTGTGGTCCTCGACGAGTTGTTCACGCCGGGCGGGGCTGAGATCATGTTCCGGCCGCCGTCGGATTACGCGTTGCCGCCACGCCCGGATTTTACCGTCGTCGAACGGCTGGCCGGAGCCCACGGCGAAACCGCGCTGGGTGTCCTGCGCGCCCGCCCCGATGCGGATGGCGCCATGCTTGAGCTCAATCCCGAGCGGGGCGCGGCACTGGCGCTGCAGCCGGGCGACTTGATCGTTGTGCTCGGGCGCAC